One Etheostoma cragini isolate CJK2018 chromosome 6, CSU_Ecrag_1.0, whole genome shotgun sequence DNA window includes the following coding sequences:
- the chd4b gene encoding chromodomain-helicase-DNA-binding protein 4 isoform X1: MSGSEDEREDFGAADEHSLLHGEDEPEDALSEVEEVPKSKKKKKAKKSNRESRSSKRQRPIREELPVSSPDHLIGVEAAGRDAEEGAVRSESEGSDYAPGKKKKKRSSSAKEKKKGGAAAAAEKGSSSSSKSKRKDPEPEEDEDDEDDCQPKSSNQLLEAWGMKDIDHVFTQEDYSSLTNYKAFSQFVRPLIAAKNPKIAVSKMMTLMMAKWREFSTNNPLKGCATANAALAAANVAAAVENMVAGTDGGAETSAAASPAPAPPASAPTPATPPAAPVVPLRKAKTKEGKGPNARRKSKPTPKPLPKPKPKKVAPLKIKLGGLNSKRKRSSSDEDEPDVDSDFDDGTFSVSDGSNRSSRPKKKPKSAKKKKKVETEDGDGYETDHQDYCEVCQQGGEIILCDTCPRAYHMVCLDPDMEKAPEGKWSCPHCEKEGIQWEARDDLSEAEGEDEEDRRDEGVEEEDDLHIEFCRVCKDGGELLCCDTCPSSYHIHCLNPPLPEIPNGEWICPRCKCPRMKGKVQKVLTWRWGEPPAPTPVPRPADLPADAHDPPPLVGRREREFFVKWCNMSYWHCSWVLELQLELNCQVMFRNYQRKTDMDEPPPVDFGGEGDENKSTKRKNKDPLFVHMEEEFYRYGVKMEWLMIHRILNHSVDKKNNIHYLIKWRDLPYDQSTWESEDMDIPEFDTYKQTYWNHRELMMGDEGKPVKKLKKTVKVKKAERPPANPVVDPTIKFDRQPDYLDSTGGTLHPYQLEGLNWLRFSWAQATDTILADEMGLGKTVQTAVFLYSLYKEGHSKGPFLVSAPLSTIINWEREFEMWAPDMYVVTYVGDKDSRAVTRENEFSFEGNAIRGGKKASKMKKDSTVKFHVLLTSYELITIDQAVLGSIEWACLVVDEAHRLKNNQSKFFRVLNNYPLQHKLLLTGTPLQNNLEELFHLLNFLTPERFNNLEGFLEEFADIAKEDQIKKLHDMLGPHMLRRLKADVFKHMPSKTELIVRVELSPMQKKYYKFILTRNFEALNTRGGGNQVSLLNVVMDLKKCCNHPYLFPAAAMEAPKLPNGMYEGNALTKSSGKLTLLQKMMRKLKEGGHRVLVFSQMTKMLDLLEDFLENEGYKYERIDGGVTGNMRQEAIDRFNAPGAPQFAFLLSTRAGGLGINLASADTVIIYDSDWNPHNDIQAFSRAHRIGQNRKVMIYRFVTKASVEERITQVAKKKMMLTHLVVRPGLGSKTGSMSKQELDDILKFGTEELFKDELGEGDNKEDDSSVIHYDDHAIDRLLDRNQDATDDTELQSMNEYLSSFKVAQYVVKDEDDEEEEVEREVIKQEESVDPDYWEKLLRHHYEQQQEDLARNLGKGKRTRKPVNYNDGSQEDRGIRQDWQEDQSDNQSDYSVASEEGDEDFDERAEANARRPSRKGLRNDRDKPLPPLLARVGGNIEVLGFNARQRKAFLNAVMRYGMPPQDAFTNQWLVRDLRGKSEKEFKAYVSLFMRHLCEPGADGAETFADGVPREGLSRQHVLTRIGVMSLIRKKVQEFEHVNGQWSMPWMAELEENKRAAALAAGEDPKTPSSGTPADTQPNTPVTEDLSKSEDKEEMKKEGEDGKGAKKADDPEIIEIPDECEKSPVLEKKEEEVDSAAEKEEKEVGNGNEGKEKEVDDTNKEKEEKNETSETENNYPAEVKGEGLEGKTDSGEERSKAEEEKDEKVDTSSPKEEKKDQKEEKDSESGKLQNGENTKEGATAASVVNVSEEKKKATKQRFMFNIADGGFTELHSLWQNEERAATVTKKTFEIWHRRHDYWLLAGIIQHGYARWQDVQNDVRFAILNEPFKGEMSRGNFLEIKNKFLARRFKLLEQALVIEEQLRRAAYLNMTEDPAHPSMALNTRFSEVECLAESHQHLSKESMSGNKPANAVLHKVLKQLEELLSDMKADVTRLPATIARIPPVAVRLQMSERNILSRLASRGPEVTAQNQSQTSQQMQVPR, translated from the exons ATGTCGGGCAGCGAGGATGAGAGGGAAGACTTTGGAGCCGCGGACGAGCACTCACTTCTTCACG GGGAGGACGAGCCGGAGGATGCTCTGTCTGAAGTAGAGGAGGTACCCAAGtcgaagaagaaaaagaaagccaaGAAGAGCAATCGAGAGAGCAGGAGCAGCAAGAGACAGAGACCCATCAGAGAG GAGTTGCCAGTCAGCTCCCCAGATCACCTGATTGGAGTAGAAGCAGCAGGGAGAGATGCAGAAGAGGGAGCTGTGCGGTCAGAGAGTGAAGGAAGTGATTATGCCCccgggaagaaaaagaagaaacgCTCCAGCTCTgccaaagagaagaagaaaggaggtGCGGCTGCGGCAGCAGAGAAAGGAAGCTCATCCAGCTCAAAGAGCAAACGTAAAGATCCAGAACCtgaagaggatgaggatgatgaggatgattgCCAG CCTAAAAGTTCCAATCAGCTGCTGGAGGCCTGGGGCATGAAAGACATTGATCATGTCTTTACTCAGGAAGACTACAGCTCCCTCACCAACTACAAGGCCTTCAGCCAGTTTGTTAG GCCATTAATTGCAGCTAAGAACCCCAAAATTGCAGTGTCCAAGATGATGACTTTGATGATGGCTAAGTGGAGAGAATTCAGCACCAACAACCCTCTTAAG GGTTGCGCCACTGCCAATGCAGCCCTTGCAGCTGCCAATGTGGCTGCAGCTGTGGAGAACATGGTGGCAGGGACAGACGGAGGGGCAGAGACCAGTGCTGCAGCTTCACCTGCACCGGCTCCTCCTGCCTCCGCTCCGACACCTGCTACACCCCCGGCAGCACCCGTAGTTCCACTCCGCaaggccaagaccaaagagggCAAAG GTCCCAACGCTCGCAGGAAGTCGAAGCCCACGCCGAAGCCTCTGCCGAAGCCCAAACCTAAAAAGGTGGCTCCGCTCAAGATCAAACTAGGGGGCCTCAACAGCAAGAGGAAGCGCTCCTCT AGTGATGAAGATGAACCCGATGTTGACAGTGACTTTGACGATGGGACTTTCTCTGTATCAGACGGCTCTAACCGCAGCAGCCGTCCTAAGAAGAAACCTAAGagtgcaaagaaaaagaagaaag TGGAGACCGAGGATGGCGATGGCTACGAGACAGATCACCAGGACTACTGTGAGGTGTGCCAGCAGGGAGGAGAGATCATTTTGTGTGACACCTGTCCCAGAGCTTATCACATGGTCTGCCTGGACCCTGATATGGAGAAGGCCCCTGAGGGCAAGTGGAGCTGCCCACACTGT GAGAAGGAGGGGATCCAGTGGGAGGCCAGGGATGATCTCTCTGAGGCCGAAGGGGAGGATGAAGAAGACAGAAGGGATGAAGGGGTGGAGGAAGAAGACGACCTCCACATTGAGTTCTGCCGGGTGTGCAAGGATGGAGGGGAGCTGCTTTGCTGTGACACCTGCCCCTCCTCCTACCACATCCACTGCCTCAACCCTCCTCTCCCTGAAATCCCCAATGGAGAATGGATCTGCCCCCGCTGCAAG TGTCCACGGATGAAGGGCAAAGTCCAGAAGGTTTTAACATGGCGATGGGGTGAACCGCCCGCCCCCACGCCTGTACCTCGGCCGGCTGACCTTCCTGCTGATGCTCATGATCCCCCGCCACTGGTGGGCCGCAGGGAGAGGGAGTTCTTTGTCAAATGGTGCAACATGTCCTACTGGCACTGCTCCTGGGTGCTGGAGCTACAG TTGGAGCTGAACTGCCAGGTGATGTTCCGTAATTACCAGAGGAAGACTGACATGGACGAACCGCCCCCTGTAGACTTTGGAGGTGAGGgtgatgaaaacaaaagcacCAAGAGGAAGAACAAGGATCCTCTCTTTGTCCACATGGAGGAGGAGTTTTACCGTTATGGAGTCAAGATGGAATGGCTGATGATCCACCGCATTCTCAACCACAG tgttGACAAAAAGAACAACATACATTACTTGATCAAATGGAGAGATCTGCCTTATGACCAGTCAACCTGGGAGAGCGAAGACATGGACATCCCAGAGTTTGACACCTACAAACAAACATACTGGAATCACAG AGAGTTGATGATGGGTGATGAGGGCAAACCTGTTAAGAAGCTGAAGAAGACCGTCAAAGTCAAGAAGGCAGAGCGTCCACCTGCCAATCCAGTTGTAGAT CCCACCATCAAGTTTGATCGGCAGCCTGACTACCTGGACAGCACAGGAGGCACTCTGCATCCCTACCAACTGGAGGGCTTAAACTGGCTAAGGTTTTCCTGGGCTCAGGCCACAGACACAATCCTGGCTGATGAGATGGGTTTAGGAAAGACTGTACAGACTGCTGTCTTCCTCTACTCATTGTACAAGGAG GGTCACTCCAAAGGTCCCTTCCTGGTTAGTGCTCCCCTGTCCACCATCATTAACTGGGAGAGAGAGTTTGAGATGTGGGCCCCTGACATGTACGTGGTGACCTACGTAGGTGACAAAGACAGCAGGGCTGTCACCAGAGAGAACGAGTTCTCCTTTGAGGGAAACGCCATCCGAGGCGGAAAAAAAGCCTCCAAGATGAAG AAAGATTCAACAGTCAAGTTCCATGTCCTGCTGACATCGTATGAGTTGATTACCATTGACCAGGCTGTGCTGGGCTCCATTGAATGGGCCTGTCTGGTTGTGGACGAGGCTCACAGGCTCAAAAACAACCAGTCCAAG TTCTTCCGAGTGTTGAACAATTATCCGCTGCAACACAAGCTGCTGCTAACTGGGACTCCCCTTCAGAACAACCTGGAAGAGCTCTTTCACTTGCTGAACTTCTTGACCCCAGAGAGATTCAA CAACCTGGAAGGGTTCCTGGAGGAGTTTGCAGACATTGCCAAAGAGGACCAGATCAAGAAGCTTCATGACATGTTGGGACCACACATGCTCAGGAGACTGAAGGCTGATGTTTTCAAACACATGCCCTCAAAGACTGAGCTCATTGTCAGAGTGGAGCTGAGCCCCATGCAGAA GAAATACTACAAGTTTATCCTAACACGTAACTTTGAGGCCCTGAACACTCGTGGAGGAGGAAACCAAGTTTCTCTGCTCAATGTAGTAATGGACCTAAAAAAGTGCTGCAATCACCCCTACCTCTTTCCGGCAGCCGCTATG GAAGCACCAAAACTTCCAAATGGCATGTATGAGGGCAATGCTCTGACCAAGTCTTCAGGAAAATTGACGCTGCTTCAGAAGATGATGAGGAAGCTGAAGGAGGGAGGCCACAGGGTTCTGGTCTTCTCTCAGAtgaccaaaatgctggacctGCTGGAGGACTTCCTGGAGAATGAGGGATACAAATATGAGAGAATTGATGGAGGAGTCACCGGCAACATGAGACAGGAGGCCATCGACCGCTTTAACG CTCCCGGTGCTCCCCAGTTTGCGTTCCTCCTCTCTACCAGAGCTGGTGGTTTGGGCATTAATCTTGCCTCTGCTGACACTGTCATCATCTACGACTCTGACTGGAACCCCCACAATGACATCCAG GCGTTCAGCAGAGCTCACCGTATTGGGCAGAACAGGAAAGTGATGATTTATCGCTTTGTCACCAAAGCCTCTGTGGAGGAGAGGATCACCCAG GTGgcgaagaagaagatgatgctCACTCATCTAGTGGTGCGACCAGGTCTCGGCTCCAAGACAGGCTCCATGTCCAAGCAGGAGCTCGACGACATCCTCAAGTTTGGAACAGAAGAGCTGTTTAAGGATGAACTCGGAGAGG GGGACAACAAGGAGGACGACAGCAGTGTGATTCATTACGATGACCACGCCATTGACCGTTTGCTAGACAGGAACCAGGATGCCACAGATGACACTGAGCTCCAGAGCATGAACGAATACCTCAGTTCCTTTAAAGTGGCCCAGTATGTGGTTAAAGATGAAGACGATGAG gaggaggaagtggaaaGAGAGGTGATCAAGCAGGAGGAAAGTGTTGATCCTGACTACTGGGAGAAGCTGCTCCGTCACCACTAcgagcagcagcaggaagacCTCGCCCGAAATTTGGGCAAAGGCAAAAGAACTCGAAAGCCAGTCAACTACAATGACGGCTCCCAGGAGGACCGAGGTATAAGACAGG ACTGGCAAGAGGATCAGTCTGACAACCAGTCTGATTACTCGGTGGCCTCGGAGGAAGGCGACGAGGACTTTGATGAACGGGCTGAAG CTAATGCCCGCAGACCAAGCCGCAAAGGGCTGAGGAACGATCGGGACAAACCTCTGCCTCCGCTGTTGGCCAGAGTGGGCGGGAACATTGAG GTTTTAGGCTTCAATGCACGGCAGAGGAAGGCTTTCCTGAATGCAGTGATGCGTTATGGGATGCCTCCCCAGGATGCTTTTACCAACCAGTGGCTAGTCAGGGATCTCCGAGGGAAGTCTGAGAAAGAATTCAA GGCCTACGTGTCTCTGTTCATGCGTCACCTTTGTGAGCCAGGGGCTGATGGAGCTGAGACCTTTGCAGACGGTGTCCCACGTGAAGGTCTGTCCAGGCAACACGTGCTCACCCGTATCGGTGTGATGTCACTTATTAGGAAAAAG GTGCAGGAGTTTGAGCATGTGAACGGTCAGTGGTCAATGCCCTGGatggcagagctggaggagaaCAAAAGGGCTGCAGCTTTGGCTGCAGGCGAAGACCCAAAGACTCCTTCTAGTGGAAcccctgcagacacacagcCCAACACTCCAgtcacag AAGATTTGTCAAAATCTGAGGACAAGGAAGAAATGAAGAAGGAGGGTGAAGATGGCAAAGGAGCCAAGAAGGCAGATGATCCAGAG ATTATTGAAATCCCAGATGAGTGTGAGAAATCCCCCGTccttgaaaagaaagaagaggaagtaGACTCCGctgcagagaaggaggagaaggaggtggGAAATGGAAATGAAGGAAAGGAGAAGGAGGTGGATGAcacaaataaagagaaagaagagaagaacgAGACTTCAGAGACGGAGAATAACTATCCTGCTGAGGTCAAGGGTGAAGGTTTGGAGGGCAAGACTGATTCAGGGGAGGAAAGGTCCAAAG CTGAGGAGGAAAAAGATGAGAAGGTGGACACAAGTTCGccaaaagaggagaagaaag ATCAAAAAGAGGAGAAGGACTCTGAGTCTGGCAAACTGCAGAACGGAGAAAACACCAAAGAAGGAGCAACAGCTGCGTCAGTGGTTAACGtcagtgaagagaaaaaaaaagccaccaAGCAGAGGTTTATGTTCAACATTGCTGACGGAGGATTCacag AGCTTCACTCTTTGTGGCAGAATGAAGAGAGGGCAGCCACCGTCACCAAGAAGACCTTTGAGATTTGGCACCGTCGCCATGACTACTGGCTACTTGCTGGAATCATACA ACATGGCTACGCTCGGTGGCAGGATGTGCAGAACGATGTGAGGTTTGCTATCCTCAACGAGCCCTTCAAAGGGGAAATGAGCAGAGGAAACTTCCTGGAGATCAAGAACAAGTTTCTGGCCCGCAGGTTCAAG TTATTGGAGCAGGCGTTGGTGATCGAAGAGCAGTTGCGCAGGGCAGCTTACCTGAACATGACAGAGGACCCGGCCCACCCCTCCATGGCCCTCAACACTCGCTTCAGTGAGGTGGAGTGTCTCGCTGAGTCCCACCAGCATCTCAGCAAGGAGTCCATGTCTGGAAACAAGCCTGCCAATGCGGTTCTGCATAAAG TTCTCAAACAGCTCGAGGAACTGCTGAGCGATATGAAGGCCGATGTCACGCGTCTCCCGGCAACCATCGCCAGGATACCCCCTGTTGCTGTGCGGCTGCAAATGTCTGAGAGGAACATCCTCAGCCGATTGGCCAGCCGAGGCCCCGAGGTCACCGCTCAAAACCAGTCACAGACCTCACAGCAGATGCAGGTGCCACGCTGA